The Oceanispirochaeta sp. M1 DNA segment AGTATATACATTTACTTTTTCTACATTAATTGTCAAATAAACAGTTGTACCTGGCTCGATTATATTATCAATCATACTCTCTTTGATTATTTCCACTATTTGTTTATTTGGTAATTCCATAAAAAAATGGGTATTTAGACCTAAGAAAATAGTATCTTTTGCTACAGCTTTAATTGTGTTTTTATCGTCGGTAAGCATAAATTCTTCAGGACGGATAGAAACTTTGACCTTGCCCTTGTAATCTAAATCTTTTACTGTAATTTTATGCCCTAAAACATTTAATTCATTTTTATCACAATCAGCGGTAACAAAATTAGTTCGTCCGATAAAACTTGCAACAAACTCGTTAACGGGACGATGGTAAATAGATTGAGGTGTACCAATCTGTTGAATTTTACCCAATTCCATAACTGCTATTCTATCACTGATAGCCATTGCTTCTTCCTGGTCATGTGTTACATATACCGTGGTAATTCCAACTTCTTTTTGTATGTCCCTTATTGCCTGTCGCATTTCAAGACGGAGTTTAGCATCCAGATTAGATAAAGGTTCATCCATTAAAAGAACATCAGGAGAAATCACAAGAGCTCTTGCTAATGCGACTCTTTGCTGCTGACCACCAGATAAGTTTTCAGGCATTCTATCTCTATACTCATAAATCTGCATTAATTTTAAAAACTTATCAGCCATAGGACCAATATCTTTTTTGTTAAAGTCCCTGTTATTTAGACCAAACTCAACATTTGCCCGTACTGTTAAATGAGGGAATATAGCATAATTCTGAAAAACCATACCGATGTTTCTTTTACTCGGGTCCAGATCATTAATTATATTTTCA contains these protein-coding regions:
- a CDS encoding ABC transporter ATP-binding protein; this translates as MSVAIDINHALKKYGENVIIPDLNVKIEDGEFFTLLGPSGCGKTTLLRMIAGFNSIEGGEFYFDENIINDLDPSKRNIGMVFQNYAIFPHLTVRANVEFGLNNRDFNKKDIGPMADKFLKLMQIYEYRDRMPENLSGGQQQRVALARALVISPDVLLMDEPLSNLDAKLRLEMRQAIRDIQKEVGITTVYVTHDQEEAMAISDRIAVMELGKIQQIGTPQSIYHRPVNEFVASFIGRTNFVTADCDKNELNVLGHKITVKDLDYKGKVKVSIRPEEFMLTDDKNTIKAVAKDTIFLGLNTHFFMELPNKQIVEIIKESMIDNIIEPGTTVYLTINVEKVNVYTEDGKKNLVIAHEN